Proteins from a single region of Saccharopolyspora pogona:
- a CDS encoding winged helix-turn-helix transcriptional regulator, which produces MKRLEYDPERDGLEFAIVANQLAAYLRARHDENTAEAVRQLGHAEAATEQLLDQLLADLDGRLSRREMAAALGVTHGSVNYRISRHRRRLLDAEEDED; this is translated from the coding sequence GAACGCGACGGGCTGGAGTTCGCGATCGTGGCCAACCAACTGGCCGCCTACTTGCGGGCCCGCCACGACGAGAACACGGCCGAGGCAGTGCGGCAGCTCGGCCACGCCGAAGCCGCGACCGAACAGCTGCTTGACCAGCTGCTCGCCGACCTCGACGGCCGCCTCAGCCGCCGGGAGATGGCCGCGGCCCTGGGCGTGACCCACGGGAGCGTCAACTACCGCATCTCTCGGCACCGCCGGCGCCTCCTCGACGCCGAGGAGGACGAGGACTGA